A genomic window from Methanovulcanius yangii includes:
- a CDS encoding oligosaccharyl transferase, archaeosortase A system-associated, with amino-acid sequence MAAAMVPVTYLAGERLTNWKGGLIAAFFVTVVAGQYFYRSLFGFADHHIAEVLFSTLFCLGYIATLRYMRDHPVRREAVESFKIPALLAAGTGVAFILGLAVMPTMILFALLVAIYTLVQYCHDAFTGRFDESLLLLNVIVGIAAIVGLLLIGFNSSGLGMVNYTPGQAIAYIFLIIGTCALYGLRRMVREKPPHYYLVVILGIFIVALSGLMVAAPDLYASFIGNARHFFGQSATWVTIQEARPWSFADAWQSFGVGLLLMAGGFVLVAADFLKERKDELLFFLIWSVLMVVSTVQHIRYEYYLGANIALLAAYTVVWFLNRAQPDILSRIGTAHEAAPEEPEGKGGKKGKNKSQKPSKKPVKKPSSAAMLPLAICLLLGLLFTVTSVSADLAMADAMKYGGMTPDWRESLDWFGEHSPDTGVDYYAIYDEATFEYPPESYGVMSWWDYGHWITFISKRIPNANPFQAGVSGPNGSAAYFMSESEEISNEILDTLGTRYVITDVEMDSPKFWAMATWYNQTIGAAPYQIKVADQSGNGQFLYSDRYFQTTISRLHNFDGSMAEGTPEFTTQYGGRDYSYFVLAPMETVPALRHYRLVHESPTDVLAGSPAYDLSYVKIFEYVPGAVIEGEGTIEIPLMTDTGRTFTYRQESVDGMFIVPYPTTTNSGGITPMGEYTVVETGQVFRVTEEDVLQGRTVS; translated from the coding sequence ATGGCGGCGGCGATGGTCCCCGTCACCTACCTCGCAGGCGAGCGTCTTACCAACTGGAAGGGAGGCCTGATTGCGGCATTCTTTGTAACCGTCGTTGCCGGGCAGTATTTCTACCGGTCCCTCTTCGGGTTTGCGGATCACCATATTGCAGAAGTCCTCTTCTCCACGCTCTTTTGTCTCGGCTATATCGCAACGCTGAGGTACATGCGGGACCATCCGGTGCGCCGGGAGGCTGTTGAATCGTTCAAAATACCTGCTCTCCTCGCTGCGGGAACCGGCGTCGCCTTCATCCTCGGCCTTGCCGTGATGCCGACGATGATCCTCTTCGCCCTTCTGGTCGCCATCTACACCCTCGTCCAGTACTGCCATGACGCATTTACCGGGCGTTTCGATGAGAGTCTCCTCCTTCTGAATGTGATCGTCGGGATTGCGGCTATTGTCGGGCTCCTGCTCATCGGCTTCAACAGCAGCGGACTCGGTATGGTGAATTATACCCCGGGTCAAGCGATTGCATATATTTTCCTGATCATCGGAACCTGTGCATTGTATGGACTTCGCCGGATGGTAAGAGAAAAGCCCCCCCATTATTATCTCGTGGTCATATTGGGTATCTTCATAGTCGCACTTAGTGGATTGATGGTCGCAGCCCCCGATCTGTACGCATCGTTCATCGGCAATGCCCGTCATTTCTTCGGCCAGTCGGCGACCTGGGTCACCATCCAGGAAGCACGGCCGTGGTCCTTTGCCGATGCATGGCAGTCGTTCGGCGTCGGGCTTCTCCTGATGGCGGGCGGGTTCGTCCTGGTCGCCGCCGATTTCCTGAAGGAGCGGAAGGACGAACTTTTGTTCTTCCTCATCTGGTCGGTGCTGATGGTCGTTTCCACCGTCCAGCACATCCGGTACGAGTATTATCTCGGGGCAAACATCGCGCTCCTTGCGGCATACACGGTGGTCTGGTTCCTGAACCGTGCACAGCCCGATATCCTCTCACGTATCGGAACGGCACATGAAGCGGCCCCGGAGGAACCGGAGGGGAAGGGCGGGAAAAAAGGAAAGAATAAATCCCAAAAACCCTCGAAAAAACCCGTGAAGAAACCATCCTCTGCGGCTATGCTCCCCCTTGCGATATGTCTCCTGTTGGGTCTACTCTTCACGGTCACCTCCGTGAGTGCAGACCTCGCGATGGCAGATGCGATGAAGTACGGCGGCATGACGCCCGACTGGCGGGAATCGCTTGACTGGTTCGGTGAACATTCACCGGACACCGGTGTCGACTATTACGCCATCTACGATGAGGCGACGTTTGAGTACCCGCCGGAGTCCTATGGCGTCATGTCGTGGTGGGACTACGGACACTGGATCACCTTCATCTCCAAGCGCATCCCGAATGCAAATCCCTTCCAGGCGGGTGTGAGTGGTCCGAACGGGTCTGCGGCGTATTTCATGTCCGAATCAGAGGAGATCTCGAATGAGATCCTCGACACCCTCGGCACCCGCTACGTCATCACCGATGTGGAGATGGACTCGCCGAAGTTCTGGGCGATGGCGACATGGTATAACCAGACCATCGGTGCGGCACCTTACCAGATAAAGGTCGCAGATCAGTCGGGCAACGGCCAGTTCCTTTACTCGGACCGGTATTTCCAGACCACCATCTCGCGTCTGCACAACTTTGACGGCTCCATGGCCGAGGGAACCCCCGAATTTACCACCCAGTATGGTGGCAGGGACTACAGCTACTTTGTTCTCGCACCGATGGAGACGGTGCCCGCGCTCAGGCATTACCGTCTGGTGCATGAGTCCCCGACCGATGTGCTTGCGGGTTCGCCGGCCTATGACCTGAGCTACGTGAAGATATTTGAGTATGTGCCGGGAGCCGTCATCGAAGGCGAAGGGACGATCGAAATTCCCCTGATGACCGATACCGGCCGCACTTTTACCTACCGGCAGGAGAGTGTGGACGGGATGTTCATCGTGCCATATCCCACGACGACAAACTCCGGCGGCATCACACCGATGGGGGAATATACGGTCGTGGAGACCGGGCAGGTATTCAGGGTGACGGAAGAGGACGTGCTCCAGGGACGAACAGTCAGCTAG